Within the Catalinimonas niigatensis genome, the region CACTTTTCCTAAGCCGCCATTGGCAATCGTGCGTTCTCCGGTAATATGAAAAGTGGTGTTAGATTGTATGGTTCTGAAAATGCGAGCGAAGGTATCTTCAGAAAGCGCAACTGTCAGGTGAGCGGGACCAGTTCTAATCCTACTCCTTGTCGTTCTGGTGATTTCCGGACTTTCAGAAGTATCATCACTGATTTCTATTGGAGGAACGTTCAATGTGATGCTATCCATGTTAAGAAATAGCTTGAGCTGATCTTCTTCAATGGCAGGATTGTTAGGTACAGCCGCCGGAGCAGAAAAAGAGAGTGAGCCTAGGTCTCCCAGGGTTATAACATCAAAGAGAAGTTTGGAGATAGCTTCATTGACTTTTGGAAAAATACTGTGGTTTGCCACCAGCAGGAAGTAACACTCCAGACTGTTCTCTAATCCTTCCGGTGTCAGATCTACAATTTCCAGATTGTTCAGCTTTAAATTCAACTCCTCATTTCCACTACTGATCGTTGCCTGCCCACTGGCAAATAATTCCAGACAAAAACAGGAGATGCTCTGTGTAGGAAAAACCTGCACGGAAGGTTCAAAGGGAGCCAGCACTCCTCCTGTATCAATAGGCTGAAATATGTCAGAAGGACGACGTCCAGCCACTGAAGTATTTGAGAAAAATCTCTCTCTGCTGGCTAATTCAGCATTGGCTGCAAACTCAGAAACATTGCCCGTCCTCTGCGTCCTGGTGCCAAGAGATTGTCTTTTGAAAAACTTTGTCTGATTGAGCAGAAAATCAATCCATACGCGATTTTCTCGGGAAGGACACCCAATCCCTCCACACAAAGCTGCTCTAAAAGCAAAGTGTTGCTCAGCTAAAGGAGGGTTAAGTTGTGGAGGTAAACTGACCACATTTCCCGGATGAAATTCTATCTCAAATCCGGTAAACTGAAAACAGTAATTCAAAGCAAACTGCTCTGCGCCAAACAGAGGAAGAGGAGGTTGTACTGTAATCAGTGCCGTAACACCAGGAGCAGCATCAATGCGTTCACATAAAAGCGCAGGATTTGCCTGAACAAGCGCTGTGCCGTAGTTAAACAAGGATGGACGTTGCCGCCTGATGTGTTTCACTACCCGGTTGACTCCTTCTTCATGGAGTGCCCCGAAAAGGTCTGATTGGTCGGTGAATGCCATAATATTAAGTGGTCTAATCGTAACATATTCTTTGAAAAAACCTTGACTATTACCGCTGAAAAACAAAAGGAAAAGAGAGTATGACGCTAACAAGCTACCGCAATAAGGTGGCTGAAGATGAGTATCTAAAAAGTAGGTAGAGCGTCAACTGACCTAAGTTACAAAAATTCCTGACATGTTGTATCTCCTATAAATCTATCAACCCTATTAAATTTTTCCCACTTTAACTTTGATAAAGAAGCGGTAGGAGAATAATAAAACTGTCTGGAAAAATACAATTATCCTGAAGGGTTTCTTTTTTACAAAAAGTTATAAGTAAGAAGAAGTATGATACATAAGTTTCTGTTTATCATGAATTTTACATAAAAAACGCAGGTTAATCTTATTACTTCAACATAAACTTAATGGTTAAATCATTATTATAATCTACAAATGATGAAATTTTAATATGTTGAGATACGTTGTGATAATGTACAAACTTGAATCAACATGAAAAATATACATATAATCATTACAACCGTATTACTGTTCTTCTTTGTAGGTACTGTAAGTGCTCAGACCAGGGAGGACAGACGAGAAGCAAGAAAACAGGAGCGACTGGAGAAGAAACGTTTACAGGCTGAAGCCATTGAACAAGGTAAAACAATGGCTTTGAATTTAGCCCAAAACCGAACTTTGGTATTGGAAGCCGATGCGCTTTATGATAGATACATGAACCGTTACAATATGGTATCCAATAGTTTTATCATGTTTGACGGCGACAGAGTCGTGATACAGACAGCCGCTCCTGGTTATATAGGTTATAATGGTCTGGGAGGTATTACTTTAAATGGTAGACTTACCGATTATGAAGTAAGTGAAGGAAAAGAAGATAAGCCTGTTAGGATCAGTGCACAGGTAAGTACTACCGCATTGGGACATGGTACACTCAATATGACTATTTCCGGTGACGGAAGTGCCCGCGCTACTTTCAGAGATAATTGGGGCAACCGTGTCACCTTCTCCGGGCAGGTCAACAGCCTGGATGATTCCGTGATTTATGAAGGAATGAGCATTTTTGGCTAAGCCATTCGCATAGCATATTTAGATAATACGGATGAGTTGTTGTTAACTCATCCGTATTTTTTTGTTTCATACCTTCAGGCCTGAGTATTTCTCTCTTTTACAAACCTGGTTCAGAGTGCTAAACACTATGCATATTGTGTACTGACAGCTTGAATCATTTGAGCTTGTTTATTCAAATGCAAAATTCCAGAGGGGTTCCGCACCCAGCAAGTGCTCCACAAAGTAATTCCAGCGC harbors:
- a CDS encoding DUF4251 domain-containing protein, which gives rise to MKNIHIIITTVLLFFFVGTVSAQTREDRREARKQERLEKKRLQAEAIEQGKTMALNLAQNRTLVLEADALYDRYMNRYNMVSNSFIMFDGDRVVIQTAAPGYIGYNGLGGITLNGRLTDYEVSEGKEDKPVRISAQVSTTALGHGTLNMTISGDGSARATFRDNWGNRVTFSGQVNSLDDSVIYEGMSIFG